CGACTCAAGAAAGGTCATCAGCAGCAGAGCCCAATAGCCCCAGCTCAGCCCAAACCAGTGGGGCCCAGGGATCAGGAACAGAGGGGTGCAAAGCACGAGCACTGCCCTCAGGCCATTGGAGGCCACCATCACTCTGCGTTTGGGCCAGCGGTCGACCCACACACCGGCAACAGAACCGAGCACCATCGCCGGGATGGTATTGGCGACATAAATTCCGGTGGCCAGCAATGTGATGCGCTGGGCGCGCGTCTCGAAATCCATGCGAATCGCAGAGGCGATTTCAGCAAGAGCGCCATTGCTGTCCGGTGTATTGGTCACCCAGTATTGGGCGATGAGATACACCATCAACACGATGTAGAACTTGTCCGCGAGTTGGGAGAAGATCTGTCCGACCCACAGGCGTCGGAAGCCATCGAGATGGATCACGGCCTGAAGGCCGCGGCGACCTTCAGGATTGGCGCTCGTGGGCAGGGCCGGGTCCGGGCTGTTTAGAGAAGGACCGCTCAAAATGTGTTCATTCGCGGAATCATGATCGCCCACCACAGGCTTTAACGTGAAAACCCTCGTCTTGCTGGCTGGTTAAGCGTTAGCGACAGCCTCTCTCACCATGGCAAATGAGCGGACGGGCCTTGGGAGATGCACGCGACACCAGCTCTCCAAAAGTGTAAAAAGCCTGAGCCAAACGGGTCGGGGCCCCATCAATCCACCGTCTTGACGTTCCGGCAGTTCAAGCCGTGTTAATCGCTGGAGCAGGGCGAGTTCGGAGGGGTTGATCTGGATAGCCGCTCCAGCTTGAGAACCGATGGCCAGCCCTTCGTCGGCCAGCAGGCTGCAACGCCATTCCCAATTCCCGATCGGTGGAGACAGGGCGGCTCCACTGCGGCAACACGTTTGGAGAGGCAGGCCGTAGCCGCCGAGAGCGAGCAGATGAACACAGGCCTGAACAAGCGTTGCCAGGGTTCGATCGACACGCTCCCCTTCCGCACTTTTCATTTCAGACGAACGCTGTTTCTGCGCCAGCAGCTCGAGCCGCTCAAGATGCATCAAAACCGCACTAAGCATTCCGGGTACTGGATCATCGCCAGCGACCAACGAGATCGAGAGCTCAGATAGGGCCTGGGCGGCTGCCAATGTTTCCAATCTCTGCCCCACGTTGCCGAAATTGTGTTGAACCCGAAGTTGGCGCACCCGCAGCAGCCCGCTGCGTCCTCCCACCTGCAGCTCCATGGTGGTGAGAGGCACCGCCGCCGCCAGGCTGCTGCGGGGTTTGCGTGCCCCTGGCACGGCCAGGCGAATCAGGCCAACGTCATCACTGAGCAAGGTGAGCAGTCTGTCGTGCTCCCCGAGGGGGCCCACCTTTAACGCCAACCCTTCGATTCGCCGTTCCGGGCTCATTGCGGATGCCGGAGAGCCTGAATCAAAGCTGGGCCATGGCTGGTTCCTAGGGCGGTGGCGCCCTCTTCCATAAGGTCCAGCGCACTGTCCAACCGTTGTATGCCTCCGGCCGCCTTGATTGCGCAATTTCCCCTCGCAAGCTCTTTGAGCTTGCGCACCTGCAACGGAGTGGTGGCGGCTCCAAATCCGTTCCCCGCTTGCAGACACGAAGCACCCGCATCAATCGCAGCTTCTACGGCCAAGCTCAGTTGCTCTGGCTGCAATCGATTCACATCCAAAATCACTGTGACGGGTAGGCCGAGATCGCAGATTTGCGCCAGTTCTTCCGCATAGGTTTCCGCTCGCCCAGCCGTGATGGCAGCAAGATTGGGCACCACATCGAGGGCGTCAGCTCCTCTGGCTGCGGCCCATTCCGCTTGCGCCCGTTTGAGCTCCGCTGGAATCGTTCCGAAGGGGAAGTCCACAACAGCAAACAAGCGAAGACGTCCGCTTGGTCCGATGCGGTTTCTCACCGCTTCCAGGTGGCACAGGCTGGTGCATAGCCCCCCGAAGCCGAGCAGACGCCCGGCATCACAGAGGTTGTGCAGGGCCTCCTCTTCCAACAAAGGATCTAAGACGGCTTGATGAATGAAAGGCGGGAGCTCCGGAAGCTCCCGCTGACGCGGCGACGCGGTCATTGTTGTGGTGCAAGCACTGTCCTTAGTTCCGCGCTTGGATCACGCCAAATCCACCGTGATTGCGGTGATAAATCACCTGGAGCTCACCGCTTTCTTTGTCTCGAAACAGGTAGAA
The Synechococcus sp. CC9311 DNA segment above includes these coding regions:
- a CDS encoding DNA repair protein RecO, with the translated sequence MSPERRIEGLALKVGPLGEHDRLLTLLSDDVGLIRLAVPGARKPRSSLAAAVPLTTMELQVGGRSGLLRVRQLRVQHNFGNVGQRLETLAAAQALSELSISLVAGDDPVPGMLSAVLMHLERLELLAQKQRSSEMKSAEGERVDRTLATLVQACVHLLALGGYGLPLQTCCRSGAALSPPIGNWEWRCSLLADEGLAIGSQAGAAIQINPSELALLQRLTRLELPERQDGGLMGPRPVWLRLFTLLESWCRVHLPRPVRSFAMVREAVANA
- a CDS encoding deoxyribose-phosphate aldolase, whose protein sequence is MTASPRQRELPELPPFIHQAVLDPLLEEEALHNLCDAGRLLGFGGLCTSLCHLEAVRNRIGPSGRLRLFAVVDFPFGTIPAELKRAQAEWAAARGADALDVVPNLAAITAGRAETYAEELAQICDLGLPVTVILDVNRLQPEQLSLAVEAAIDAGASCLQAGNGFGAATTPLQVRKLKELARGNCAIKAAGGIQRLDSALDLMEEGATALGTSHGPALIQALRHPQ